From one Amycolatopsis sp. FDAARGOS 1241 genomic stretch:
- a CDS encoding glutaminase, translating to MEVDYRRAVARVLEAVAPCVGAGKVADYIPELATVDPRQFGFAVATTDGQVHCAGDADTRFSMQSISKVFTLALVLYRDGETIWRRVGREPSGSPFNSLIQLELERGIPRNPYINPGAIVVTDQLLADGGDGFATLHRLLRTETGNPDLDVDDVVAASEAGAGHRNRALAHLMAGFGNMVNPVDDALEHYFRQCSVAITCRELAHAGLLLARHGIRADGTRLLARSDVRHLIALMMTCGTYDAAGEFAYRVGLPCKSGVGGGILAIVPDHCAVAAWGPGLDDHGNSVSATAALAAFADITGHSVF from the coding sequence ATGGAGGTCGATTACCGGCGGGCCGTCGCGCGGGTGCTGGAGGCGGTGGCGCCCTGCGTCGGCGCCGGGAAGGTTGCCGATTACATCCCGGAGCTGGCCACAGTGGACCCGCGGCAGTTCGGGTTCGCGGTGGCCACCACCGACGGGCAGGTGCACTGCGCCGGTGACGCGGACACCAGGTTCTCGATGCAGAGCATCTCGAAGGTGTTCACCCTCGCTCTGGTGCTGTACCGCGACGGCGAGACCATCTGGCGGCGAGTGGGCAGGGAGCCGTCCGGCAGCCCGTTCAACTCCCTCATCCAGCTCGAGCTCGAACGGGGAATCCCGAGAAACCCCTACATCAACCCCGGCGCGATCGTGGTCACCGACCAGCTGCTGGCCGACGGCGGCGACGGGTTCGCGACCCTGCACCGCCTGCTGCGCACCGAAACCGGCAATCCGGACCTGGACGTCGACGACGTCGTCGCGGCGTCCGAAGCAGGTGCCGGCCACCGCAACCGCGCCCTGGCCCACCTCATGGCCGGCTTCGGGAACATGGTCAATCCCGTCGACGACGCTCTCGAGCACTACTTCCGCCAGTGTTCGGTCGCCATCACCTGCCGCGAACTCGCCCACGCCGGCCTGCTCCTGGCCCGCCACGGCATCCGCGCGGACGGGACCAGGCTGCTGGCCCGCTCCGACGTCCGGCACCTCATCGCGCTGATGATGACCTGCGGAACCTACGACGCCGCCGGCGAATTCGCCTACCGCGTCGGCTTGCCTTGCAAGAGCGGTGTCGGAGGCGGCATTCTCGCCATCGTCCCCGACCACTGCGCCGTCGCTGCCTGGGGACCGGGCCTGGACGACCACGGCAACTCCGTCTCCGCCACCGCCGCGCTCGCGGCTTTCGCCGACATCACCGGCCACAGCGTCTTCTGA
- a CDS encoding three-helix bundle dimerization domain-containing protein has translation MHEQTMDVIASGQLDTQSAHLKTRPARHYPAIDPSVVRDPVAHVRSRFAGARIHAYPPILVERAARSALERPAECHER, from the coding sequence ATGCACGAACAGACGATGGACGTGATCGCGTCCGGGCAACTGGATACCCAGTCCGCACATCTGAAGACCCGGCCGGCGCGGCACTACCCCGCGATCGACCCGTCGGTGGTGCGGGACCCGGTCGCGCACGTGCGCTCGCGCTTCGCCGGCGCGCGGATCCACGCTTACCCGCCCATCCTCGTCGAGCGTGCAGCGAGGTCCGCGCTGGAGCGGCCGGCCGAATGTCACGAGAGGTAG
- a CDS encoding alpha/beta fold hydrolase, producing MMNNSKSSTTTQWTGLVPVDDTALAVTDTGGPGLPLVYLNGQFATQGYWRRVLAELGSEFRHITYDERARGKSKRSADYSFAVAVRDVDAVLAAREVDRALVVGWSYGAFVAAHWASRNPDRALGAVFVEGAEPYDWLDEAMEQRIRRLFKRMGWFLPLLCPTGLAPRMSAAQQAESNIELGKLSRERELGPALDRLTVPARYVLGSGTSFGGKGDEQERIRAGVGEVTDRNPTTKVSDKVSSNHGAILRKDFRAVADAVCEVAALDRAGR from the coding sequence ATGATGAACAACAGCAAGTCTTCGACCACAACGCAGTGGACCGGCCTGGTGCCGGTCGACGACACGGCCCTGGCCGTCACCGACACCGGTGGTCCGGGTCTCCCCCTCGTTTACCTCAACGGCCAGTTCGCCACCCAGGGCTACTGGCGGCGGGTGCTGGCCGAACTCGGCTCCGAGTTCCGGCACATCACCTACGACGAGCGGGCGCGCGGCAAGTCCAAGCGTTCGGCGGACTACTCCTTCGCGGTCGCCGTCCGCGACGTCGACGCCGTTCTCGCCGCTCGGGAGGTGGACCGGGCGCTCGTGGTCGGCTGGTCCTACGGAGCGTTCGTCGCGGCGCACTGGGCCAGCCGGAACCCGGACCGTGCGCTGGGCGCGGTCTTCGTCGAAGGCGCCGAACCCTACGACTGGCTCGACGAGGCCATGGAACAGCGCATCCGCAGGCTGTTCAAGCGCATGGGCTGGTTCCTGCCGCTGCTGTGCCCGACCGGCCTGGCCCCGCGGATGAGCGCCGCCCAGCAGGCAGAAAGCAACATCGAACTCGGCAAGCTCTCCCGCGAACGTGAACTCGGCCCCGCGCTGGACCGCCTCACTGTCCCGGCGCGGTACGTGCTCGGGTCCGGAACATCGTTCGGCGGTAAGGGCGACGAGCAGGAACGCATCCGCGCCGGCGTCGGCGAGGTGACCGACCGCAACCCGACCACCAAGGTCAGTGACAAGGTCTCGAGCAACCACGGTGCGATCCTGCGCAAGGACTTCCGGGCCGTCGCCGACGCCGTCTGCGAAGTCGCCGCCCTCGATCGCGCAGGTCGATGA